caaatttatacttatgcaatcagttgtcaataaccagggaggcaaagatgggttttttgtacacaatttagttgaataaatggaataaaaatcttgtaatacgtttaatacttaaaggaacttatttcttatgcgcatttaaaaggcggtgcagagcAAGAAtatttggacgattgccaatccagatgatcgctagaaggctgccgagcattagctcgacgccttaaggtcagacgacacgttcctcaagaatcttttttctatctcctcgtaataaagagttccaataaaaatattaattttataattactttaaaaatgttaaaaatttacttgaatTTATTTACGCGTCTAGATGGttgagtggttagaaccgtggccgcacACTGTCAGAAgtgtataggttctagaggtcgtgagttcaaagcctcGCCTCGGCGGAGATGTGTttctaatatagtgaatttcgctgtgctgtagatttatttttatatcagcaattcaagtgtgttttcaagaagattatataggaaattgcatactctagtattttgcagaaatgcctggtaaggtaccataattttttgcaagaaagattgtcaaagtagtagtaaaccattaacaaattcctggaaaaagttatctaaaattgaggaacgtgtcgtctgaccttaaaagaATGAATCTACAGTAGTGATTTCCACTTCACTAGACAACTGTTTTCTTCATACGTATGGTGAAGTACCAAAAATGATCACTGGATAACAGGAGagcaatatgtaaaaaaaaaaaaaaaaggacagtCATTAAAGAATACCTCTGGATTCAAACTGAGAGGATCTCTCTCATGTTCTCTAAGATGTGGAGGTAACTTTGCTAATTCTGGATGGTTTGAGGGATCATCTCCTGTgataaacacaaaattctatGTTAAAGTGTTACTAGCTTATTCTGGTACAAAAAACTTAGCTTAGTAACAAATTATTAGGAACTGCTGAAAAATATTTGTGGTAAATTTATGAAACTGGTTAACCGTTGGGAAACTTTTTCATGCACAAAAAGGGTGCATTGTATGTAGAATCAATACAACTTGAGGTGCTTTATATTCTTAAGAATCCATTTTCATGGAATTTATTTCCCTGTCGCTTATGATGTACATATGTAGTAATTCTGTTACTTTTCACAACcctgtaaaagatgggagatcTACACAAATTAACCTCACAGGACTTGTTTTATCAATGTAATTATAATAGAATACTGtggttttatcaaaatttgtttacttaaaCATTAACTTTGTGATACTACAAGAATTCCATTATCCGTGGGCATAATTTTtcatggataaagtgaaaatcatagtttcaagggtacatacatgtatattcgtggccaatgatcctatcaatacaaaatatcaatagaTTTGTAGATAAACACAACAATGAAATCTATGAAAATTgttattcaacgaatattgatgaaaccacagtagttgCCATcatcgctagccaagggtttttggtcCAATCCGCTCGCTATCAGGATTTCAGAaacttgacttgggaagatgtttAGTTGCATACCGGTACAGGTATGTAAATCCATATCTACTATTGTCTTCCACTTTTTAAATGTTACAGTACTCAGAAATTCTTAAATCTGTGGATTTCAAGATTTCATCAACAAAGAATAAAACATTGAGACATACCATACTTCATCAAACTAAACAATTTCACTCACttttacaatacaaaatttTGCCCAGAGCTCTAAAGAGGAACAGAGAGGTATCCCTGCCACCTATGGCCGCCAGGGTGGAGTCCGAGTCAGCAGAACTCTTGTTTCCTGCTCTCTTCGATTTTGACGCTTCTCctgatgtttttttctttgattgtcTGCCTTTAGATGTGGTAGGAAGAAGATCATGTGTGTCTACAAGGTAAAGAACTTTTAAATGCCAATTTTCTGTTACAATTTAAATTCTATGAAGTTTATTGTCTTGTTACTGAAGTCGATGGAGGAACTGTAAACACATGTTTTagataccggtacatgtacatgtatgtcctaAAGATTGATGAGAAATGTTCTGTTTCTGGATATTTTGctcacaaaaaataattattgcaaaTTTGTTTTCACATTTCAATTAACCATtcgcaattaaaaaaaatggtgtgTAAAATACTTAATTTGCAGTATCATTTATGAAGCCTATGTACAGTTCCTTTAATTATTGTACAGTATATAGGGAAAATAGTTGCAACAAAACAGTATAAACTCATCTAACCTTTGAGACATGCAAACTGTAGAGCATTGATGGCTCCTCTAATGTCTCCAGCACTGGACATGGAAATTGATTCTATCACAGCTTTGGATGGTATGGAAAACTTGTGCATACCCTAAAAAAGGAAAGTTgcaatttcatgttttttaattacatacacctgttaaataaataaatgttttttacaGTCACATACACATTTGGATTGAAATTTCAATTGTCTTCCAAAGTAAGTTAGTGCAGTTTTGTTTTTGGTCACAtttctattttaatatttgtgtgTGTGCAAATCAAAAGTTTTCTATTATTGTAGTTATGCTAAATAAGTACGAATGTTAAACAGTTTAAACAATGACCTGTTAACATAGACTTACATGAGCGGCTTCTTCTGTTgctatttttgttaaaatttttagcATTGTAGTTGCTGCTATAGGATTGAAGCTGAAAAGATATTAAAATGATACTGTATTGTGTATGATGGCAATAACATTTTGTaaagtgtttagaaaaaaacaaaatctgttaTGGCGTATTAAAACTTTGCATGaaatcttcattaaaaaaatatgagacAGCATTAATGTAGATGTAGGTCAAGAAGACGACAAGGTTCAAATCTAATATGAAGCAACGTGAAGAGGAGAAACAGTTTATGCCACATTAAAGTTAGCTTCTGTGGTTTACTATTTTGAATCAGGTAATAGTTAGACTCAAACCATTCTAAGATACCCCTCCCCCTCCTTCAAAGGCTTCAacattgtaaatgtatattcaTTCATACTCACTAAGGGAAATATACtaaactgatacatagtttTCTAAGGAATCATTATAATTCATAGTGGCtcaaattttgcatttaatgtGGGTTTCCCATTATCTATGATTTAATATCCCTAACAAATTATGAAacaatctttatttttcatagCTACAACCAAATCCACATACAATTACATTCCAACCAAccttaaaatattaaacagtCCACTAAAATTGCCCCAATGAATTTAAACAGTTCCACAGTACCTGATATTTTCGATGTGAAGCTCCTCCTGTAAGTGCTTGGGAAACAGGAGTCTCTCGTTGCTCTCCCCACTGCTGGAGTCACTGATGATGAAGATGAGGGGACACCTCCCTACTTTTGAATACttcctttttaaagaaatgttgaaACAAAAATGTAGATTGTAGTTAGTAATCGGTTAAGAGATGACTTAAAAGTACAATAATATGGGTCTAACAATAAATCCTGCAATAGGCACAAAGTTCATACcagtatgatatacatgttcatTTACATGAGCAATCTGCTTTTAAAACAGAACATAAACAAGTTTGAGgctccaatacatgtattatgagaGAAAATAACAACCTATAATCACGTGTTAATACACAGAGTATGATATACCGGTAGATACccaaaaataaaagaacaaagGTTTAAGGTCACTAATTCCCATGTGATAAATTCCCAAAATATATCTTACGGTAATTTCTAAATGCATAGCAAAGAAAATTCTGATAAAAACAAGGAAAAACCGACACTTATTAAACACAACAAAAAGCTATGAGACAAAAATAATGCAATACCACAACATGCTGCAATAAAATCTTGGATACCggtaaataaaatgttcataaatGCATCATTGTTGTGGAAAATCACACAACAATTAACTTTACCTCAAAATATCATGGAAAGATGTGGCATCTTTGTAAACTATGTTTGGGAATTCCTGaaacataaacatgaaaatttcTTAACTTATAATTGGCATTAATTGAAATACATGTGccaaattgatatttgtaattaatttatgCATAATAAACCTATTACACACTTAAACTTGATCATGAATGATACTATAACTACAGTTGTACTTCGGTATCTCGAACACCGATGTCTCAAATACCATGattatgtcgaagtgatttgtaagtcccaaacACCAAACACttaaaatttaagtattttacccttgatatctcgaatacttggATATCTTGCAAGTTTTTAACCAGACCCAtccatctagtttgagataacgaGGTTTGACTGTATTACTGTGGGAGTTTCATTGGCACTACATGTaccaatgttttatttcaatttacaaaagatgaatcaatacaaaattttaatcaacaactttaataaaaataaatcatcttATAAGTGACCTCTACTAGGATGATTTTTCCCTGTGTTCCATTTCCAAATATGTCCAGGGAGTTGTACTTGTCTGCCCTCAGTAGAAACTGTTGGAACTGTGAGAGCTGAGAACTTGAGTAGCTGCCTTCCACTCGGGAGTAATCTAAAAAGGTGAAACATCCTATACAAAATCTTTCTCAGAAAAAGAAGAATAAGCAACACAAACAGTTCTACTCTGTCACAGAACTTATTTCATGCcccagatatacatgtagactgtatatattgatttcataCTTTTAtccattttgataaaaaataaacccaAAGATAAAACAGTACCTGACCAGTTATTCCTTTTATCAAGAAAAGATAACTCATCATAAGCAGCAGCTATAGGGTTGGACCACTCCTTCAGCTCACAATTTAGCTCCTTGGCCAGCACTTGAACCAAGGCTGATTTCCCTGCACCCGCTGGTCCAGTCAACAGAACCATTGGTGATCTCTGTAACATTCCATATatgttcttttaacaaatttattgtAAGTATGCATgctgattttgaattatttacacAGTTTAGATAAAGACCAAGAAGTGTGTATAAACATTGTAATTTATGGATTCAAATTATATAGCAAATTATAGCAATTCAGTTTAATAGTTTAATTAGTatgcaaaaatgttaatttatttcTGGAATGAAATACAGTACTATGTGACAGAATGAGAGCTGTGTCCTTTTGTTGCTTCAACAGTCTATAAAAATGTTACCATTGACTTGGTATTCAGGTGTCTCTGAAGCCATGTCTGTAATTCCTCTATCTTCTTCTTATGGACAGCTAAATCTGACTGggaagtaaaagaaaaaatatatatacatatacatgtatatggttaaGCATGGGCACTgtcattttagaaataaaacttctTAAGTAAAGTAAGTTTTTTTCCTCACTTAAAAATGTACTTGCTTCTATACCCTagcaaattagaaataacatgtactaaaaattcctaattaaacgcaaggaatcAATATCCAAGTTAAATCACAAGAAGCATTCTtggcagattttaaaatctcacttttatttttcagacattttgagatatatgaaattataacaaaaattagGAGCTGACTATTTCATATTCGATGCAAAACAGTGGgaatcatgaaattattttctcctgtaaaataaagaaattacgAATTTTCAGTATTCAAGTTACCA
This portion of the Magallana gigas chromosome 7, xbMagGiga1.1, whole genome shotgun sequence genome encodes:
- the LOC105320658 gene encoding cell cycle checkpoint protein RAD17 isoform X2; the protein is MWSDNESSRDSVVDLTDSPPLKTKKRKRETFTSKPVPKKASSSQWVTSAFGDFDDFAGFGSSTQPAAKTKQSKLVTKPLSQCPPRTNVSKRPSYEDELWSDKHTPKSVSDLAVHKKKIEELQTWLQRHLNTKSMRSPMVLLTGPAGAGKSALVQVLAKELNCELKEWSNPIAAAYDELSFLDKRNNWSDYSRVEGSYSSSQLSQFQQFLLRADKYNSLDIFGNGTQGKIILVEEFPNIVYKDATSFHDILRKYSKVGRCPLIFIISDSSSGESNERLLFPKHLQEELHIENISFNPIAATTMLKILTKIATEEAAHGMHKFSIPSKAVIESISMSSAGDIRGAINALQFACLKDTHDLLPTTSKGRQSKKKTSGEASKSKRAGNKSSADSDSTLAAIGGRDTSLFLFRALGKILYCKRDDPSNHPELAKLPPHLREHERDPLSLNPEDVIEKCNLSGDYFNAYLHQNYLEFFSEISDVVRASEYLSDSDFMTFEWSTRSILEAYASSVATRGMLHSNSSRSKHSSTGSGLGWKPLHKPQWYSTCKTERQNCETARHLFKSYACPPDLLQTELVPFLSLIDVTLHDPGQISFINEITKFSNVKISSEKLDEKDLGVDKDSQETGTSGETAWSNKMEEDNISNSQSKVVTD
- the LOC105320658 gene encoding cell cycle checkpoint protein RAD17 isoform X1; protein product: MWSDNESSRDSVVDLTDSPPLKTKKRKRETFTSKPVPKKASSSQWVTSAFGDFDDFAGFGSSTQPAAKTKQSKLVTKPLSQCPPRTNVSKRPSYEDELWSDKHTPKSVSDLAVHKKKIEELQTWLQRHLNTKSMRSPMVLLTGPAGAGKSALVQVLAKELNCELKEWSNPIAAAYDELSFLDKRNNWSDYSRVEGSYSSSQLSQFQQFLLRADKYNSLDIFGNGTQGKIILVEEFPNIVYKDATSFHDILRKYSKVGRCPLIFIISDSSSGESNERLLFPKHLQEELHIENISFNPIAATTMLKILTKIATEEAAHGMHKFSIPSKAVIESISMSSAGDIRGAINALQFACLKDTHDLLPTTSKGRQSKKKTSGEASKSKRAGNKSSADSDSTLAAIGGRDTSLFLFRALGKILYCKRDDPSNHPELAKLPPHLREHERDPLSLNPEDVIEKCNLSGDYFNAYLHQNYLEFFSEISDVVRASEYLSDSDFMTFEWSTRSILEAYASSVATRGMLHSNSSRSKHSSTGSGLGWKPLHKPQWYSTCKTERQNCETARHLFKSYACPPDLLQTELVPFLSLIDVTLHDPGQISFINEITKFSNVKIRSEKLGEKDLGVDKDSQETGTSGETVSSNKMEEDNISNSQSKVVTEEMEEEEEYEITEFDD
- the LOC105320658 gene encoding cell cycle checkpoint protein RAD17 isoform X3, producing MRHVIWIIFDLITVFSKASSSQWVTSAFGDFDDFAGFGSSTQPAAKTKQSKLVTKPLSQCPPRTNVSKRPSYEDELWSDKHTPKSVSDLAVHKKKIEELQTWLQRHLNTKSMRSPMVLLTGPAGAGKSALVQVLAKELNCELKEWSNPIAAAYDELSFLDKRNNWSDYSRVEGSYSSSQLSQFQQFLLRADKYNSLDIFGNGTQGKIILVEEFPNIVYKDATSFHDILRKYSKVGRCPLIFIISDSSSGESNERLLFPKHLQEELHIENISFNPIAATTMLKILTKIATEEAAHGMHKFSIPSKAVIESISMSSAGDIRGAINALQFACLKDTHDLLPTTSKGRQSKKKTSGEASKSKRAGNKSSADSDSTLAAIGGRDTSLFLFRALGKILYCKRDDPSNHPELAKLPPHLREHERDPLSLNPEDVIEKCNLSGDYFNAYLHQNYLEFFSEISDVVRASEYLSDSDFMTFEWSTRSILEAYASSVATRGMLHSNSSRSKHSSTGSGLGWKPLHKPQWYSTCKTERQNCETARHLFKSYACPPDLLQTELVPFLSLIDVTLHDPGQISFINEITKFSNVKIRSEKLGEKDLGVDKDSQETGTSGETVSSNKMEEDNISNSQSKVVTEEMEEEEEYEITEFDD